The nucleotide sequence CCTCACATTACTAAGCCTTAGCATCTTAATCGCCATAAGTTGTGGTGAAGAGAAGAAAACAAAATCTATCGAGCCTATAAGTGTAAAAACAATGACGATTGGTAAAAATCAAGAGCTTCAAAATACCCAAAATATTGGTTTTACAGGGAAAATTATAGCGAATAAAAAAATCAATCTAAGCTTTCAAATAGGCGGAACTATTGAGTACCTAAAAGTTGATATGGGTGATTTTGTAAAAAAAGGAGAATTACTTGCCGAAGTAGATGCTACAGCTTACAGAGAACAATACCAGGCAAAAAAAGCTCAGGCAGAATTGGCAAAGGAGAATTACGAGCGTATTAATGAAGTATATTTAAAAGGAAGTATTGCTGAAATAAAAATGATTGAAGCTCGATCTAAATACCAACAAGCTAAAGCGGCTGCAAATGCGGTGTATCAAAATGTAAAACACAGTAAATTATATGCACCTACCAGTGGATATATTGGTGCTAAAATTATGGAAAGTGGCGATTTAGCGAGCCCGGGGCGCCCTGTGTATCAATTATTAGATATTGAAAAAGTGAAAGCGGTTATCCCAATTCCTGATGGTGAAGTAAATCAGCTAAAAACTGGAGACAGTGCCAAGGTAGAAATTGATGCTTTAGATAATAAATTAGTGGAAGGTGAAATTACAGAAATTTCCATTCAGTCTAATCAGCAAAACCCTGTTTATATTGCTCAAATAACAATTCCTAATCCAGATAAAAATATTAAACCCGGCATGTCTTGTGCGGCTTTTATAGATTTTAAAGAAAACCAATCTAACAGCACTTCACAAATTGTATTGCCGGTTCAGGTGGTTTCGGTAACAGAAATTAATGAATATTTTGTTTATGTGGCCGAAGACGGAAAAGCAAAACGAAAAGTAGTAACTCTAGGCAAGCTTTATAAAAATGGAATCGCCATTACTAAAGGTTTAAAAAAATCAGATCAAGTTATTACTTCAGGCTACCACAAGTTAACCGATAATACCCCAATAAAACTTAGTAAATAAGTTTAAAATTCGTTTAGATTATGAAAAAAGAAAATAGTTCTGTTATAAAATGGGCTATGCATAACAAATCGTTTCCCCTAGCGGTTGCTGCACTCTTGGTAATTATTGGGATTCTTGGTTTGTTTAAAATGCCTCGTAACGAATTTCCAGATTTTACCATTCGTCAAGGTTTACTTATCGGGTATTATCCGGGAGCAAATTCAGAAGAAGTAGAAGAAGAATTAACCACTAAAGTGGAAGAATACCTTTTCAGTTTTAATGAAGTAGATAAAACCAAAACCTACTCGTATTCCCAGGACGGAAAAATGTATATGTATGTTGAAGTAGCTAATCGCGTAGATGAAGATGCTACTGAACAATTCTGGAATAAACTGAAAAATGGATTACTCATTTTTCAGCAGCAAAAATTGCCCAAAGGCGTTCGCGGAATTATAGTGAATAGCGAGTTTGGTAACACGGCTGCTATGATTTTAGCGGTACAATCGCCTACCCGACCTTATAAAGATTTACAACGTCACGTAGAAGATATTGAAGATAATTTACGTCAGCTTGAAAATGTTGCTAAAATTAGTCACGATGGTGGTTTAACCGAACAAATTGCAGTATATGCCAATCAAAATAAATTGGCTACTTACGGTATAAGTCCGGGAATGCTCATGCAGAGCTTGCAAAATCAAGGTTCGATAAATCCGGGCGGTACTTTAGAAGAATCAGAATTCGATCGTCCTATTCATATCGACACCTTTATTAAAGACGAAATAGATATTGCCAACCAAATTGTACGTACGGGAGACAACGGAAGTGTTATCAGAATAAAAGATGTTGCAGAAGTAAAACGAGAATATGAAGATCCGGATGCTTTTACAACTTCCAATGGTACAAAAACCATGATTATTACTTTAGAAATGGCTAAAGGAAATAATATAGTTCAGTTCGGAAAAGAAATTGAAGAACGCTTAAATAATATCGAACAACAGCTGCCGGAAGATATTGAAATTCATAAAATAGCCGATCAACCCGATGTTGTTCATAGCGCTATTGGGCATTTTATGAAAGAGTTTGGTTTTGCCTTAGTCGGGGTAATCTTGGTGGCACTATTTTTACTGCCATTTCGAGTGGCTTCTGTAGCGGCTGCAACCATTCCAATCACTATTTCTGCAACTTTAGCGGTAATGTATATGTTGGGTATGGAATTAAATACCGTGACCTTAGCTGCATTAATTATTGTATTGGGTATTGTGGTAGACGACCCCATTGTGATTATTGATAATCACGTTGAAAAATTAGATGAAGGCGAATCGGTTTGGGAAGCGGCCTACCACAGCGCATTAGAATTATTTCCTTCTGTATTTACGGCAACCTTAGCGATAACCGCCACCTTTTTACCGCTTGTATTTTTCTTAAGTGGTACGGCAAAAGACTTTTTAAGTACGTTCCCTTTCACCATTATGATTGCGCTGTTTTTATCGCTAGCCATTTCGGTATTAATCGTGCCTTTTTTCAATACTATTTTTATAAAAAAAGGACTTCACGATAAAGATAAAGATGATAAAAAGAAGAAGAAATCAATGTTAGATCGCTTACAAGGTTTCTTTAATTCTAGTATCAAAAAAGCAGTAAAACATTATAAAATATCTTTGGGTGTTGGGATTGCTTCAGTAGTTTTAGGCTTCATTTTATTTGCAGGCTTAACGCAAGAATTGTTTCCGATTATCGAAAGAAATCAATTTGCGGTAGAAGTTTATCTAGCCAAAGGAAGCAATTTAGATGAAACAGCTAAAGTGGTTAAAAATTTTGAAACTAATGTTTTAAAAGACGACGAACGTGTACTGAATTATACCAGCTTTATCGGAGAAAGTTCGCCTAGATTCCATATGGTTTATGCGCCAAATCTGCCAGCTAAAAATTATGCACAAATTCTAATTACGACCGCTTCTGAAGATGCTACGGAAGAAGTTTTAAAAGATTATGATAAGCATTATGCCAATATGTTTCCTAATGCTTATTTACGAATGAAACAGCTAAATATGGTCAATAAACCGGCTCCCATCGAAGTTCGGCTTTTTGGAAACGATATTGCAGAATTACGAACCTACGGTGATAGCATTATTAACTTAGCGCGAGAAACTCCCGAAACGATTTGGTCTAGAACCAATTTTGGAGAGAAACAAACCACCATTAATATCGATATTAAAAAAGATGAAGCCGCACAAGTTGGTTTAAGCAAAGAGAATATTGCAAATACCGTTGCCATGTATATGGAAGGTTTAAATGCAACCAAAGTGTATGATGGTGATTATGCTATACAAGTAAAAATTAAAGCCGAAAATAACAACGCACAAACCGTTAATGATTTAAGAGAACTTTCTATACTTTCAGCTAAAACACAAAGTATGGTTCCGCTTCGTCAGGTAGCCAATGTGAACGCGGGCTGGGAAGAAGAACAAATTACTCACCGTAACGGGATGCGTTGTTTAACGGTACGCGTAGACATCACAAAAGGTGCGGTAGCGAATGTGGTGTTAGAAAAACTTCGCCCTAAAATTAACAATCTTAATATTCCCGATACCATTCGGGTAGATTATGGTGGTGAGTTTGAAATGCAGCAGGAAAATCTTGTTCCTATGGGAATTTCATTATCTATTAGTGTGCTGCTTATCTTCTTAATTCTTATCTGGCACTTTAAAGCTATAAAACACGCAACTTTAAGTTTTATTACCATGCCGCTAAGTATTTTAGGTGCAGCTTTAGGATTAATGCTATTGCAATATCCGTTTGGATTTACTTCATTCTTAGGTATTTTGGCTTTATGCGGAATTGTAGTTAGAAACGGAATTATTTTAATTGATTTTGCAGATGAACTTCGTGATCAAGAAAATTACAGCGTAAAAGATGCTGCTATTATGGCGGCACAACGAAGAATGCGACCTATCTTTTTAACCTCTTCTGCTGCTGCGGTTGGTGTAATCCCGATGATTCTTAGTAGATCTAGTTTATGGGGACCTTTAGGAACTGTAATTGCTTTTGGACTTATGATTTCAATGGTACTTACACTTTATGTACTGCCTGTTTTATACTGGCTGTTCTTTAGAAAAGAAGATGAAAATAAAACCTCAGAAGCTTAATATTCAAATTGAAAAGAAATGAAAACTAATTTTTCAAATTACATAAAAAAGCTTGGTATTTTTTTAATGCTAACTGTAGCAATTACAGCAAATGCACAAGAAAATTACATTACGCTAGAAAAGGCAAAAAAAGCAGCTTTACAGTACAGCCACGATATTAAAAATGGCAATTTACGTATTGAAAAAGCAGCTGCTCAAAAACAAGAAGCAATCGCCAATTATTTTCCTACGGTAGAAGCTTTAGGCGGAACGGTGTATGCGTTCGATAATTTTATAGATCCGATTGCATTATTAGGAATACCAGAAATCGATAATGTGTATTTAGCTTCTGCAACCGCTTCTGAAGTTGTTTTTGCCGGCGGAAAAGTGAAAAACGCGAATAAGTTAGCTGAAGTTCAGGTTAGAGCCAATCAAATTCGAGCGGAACAGTCTATCGATTCTGTGATTATTACTACAGAAAAAAAATACTGGCAACTGGTGCAGTTACAAGAACAACAAAAAGTAATTACTGCCGCTAAAATTTATTTAGCTGAATTATTAAAACAACAACAAGATTTATTAGATGCCGGATTAATTGCTAAAAATCAGTTACTAAAAGTAAAAGTAAATCGAAGTAAAATTTTATTGAAGGAGAGCAAATTATCGAATACCCGAAAATTAGCCTTACTAGATTTAGCTTTATATACAGGTTTAGGTTACGATACCACAATGGTGGCTATAGATAGTTTACATCAAGTGGTTCCGCCAGAAATGAAGTACGAGAATACCGTAAATGTTTCAGAAAATACTAATTATAAGTTATTAGATGAACAAATTCAGGCCTCAAAATTACAAACCAAAATGGCTGAAGCAAATAGACTTCCTCAAATTTCAGTAGGTGTAAATGCTAACAAATACGGAACTTTTAATGCTGATATAGATTCAGATATTCAAGCTTTAGCTTTTGGAGCGGTTCGTATTCCTATTTCAGCTTGGTGGGGAAAAGAAAAGCAACAAATAAAACAGCAGAAAATTCAAGAGAAAATTGCTGTAAATCAATTAAAAAAAGGACAAGATCAAATTAAAATCGGCATTATGAAAAGCTGGTACGATTTGATTGATGCTTACAAACAAATTGATTATGCTAAAGAAAATTTAGATTATGCTGAAGAGAATTTAGATATGCAACGTGATAATTATAATAGTGGATTAAATAATTTATCCGACTTATTAGATGCGCAACGTTTGCACCAGGAAGCAAAAACCGAATGGGTAAATGCTTTTGCAAATTATCAAATTAAAGAAACGGTTTACTTGTACCGAAATAACCAATTAGATGCTCCTTCTCCTGAAGAATTATCAGATGCGATAAAGGAATAAGGAGATACTTTAGAAAGTTAGGCTAATAAAAAATCGGGAACTTAAATGCATAATATTGCTTTTAAGTTCCCGATTTTATTTTCAGATAACAGTATCGTTGATACGCGCTATCAATTATTGAAAAATCAGTTTTTATAAAGTTCTAAATGTCTTTTAAAGCACTCAAAATCTGAAAATTTTACTACTTATTTTTTAGGAATAGGAAATCCGCGATCTCGCATTAGCGCATCGATATTCGCATTTCTACCTCTAAATTTTTTGTAAGCTTCCGCAGGATCCATAGCATTTCTAGGAGCGAATAAAAACTTCACCAGTTTGTGTGCGGTTTCTTTGTCATAGAAGCCATTTGGCGCTTCAGCAAAAGCTTCAGCAGCATCGGCAGTTAATACATCGGCCCATAAATATCCGTAATATCCAGCAGCATAACCTTCTCCAGAGAAAATATGCCCGAATTGAGTAGAGCGGTGACGCATAGGAATTTCTTCAGGCAACCCAAGCTCATCTAATTGTTCTTTTTCGAACTCTTGAACGTCTGTAATTTCTGAAGGATCCGTGGTATGATATTTCATATCCATTAAGGCAGAAGCTAAGAATTCTGTCGTTCCAAAGCCTTGATTAAATGTAGCCGCTTTTTTAACCTTTTTCACTAATTCTTCAGGCATTGGCTCGTTGGTTTCATAATGTCTCAAAAACTGATTAATTACTTCATCTGTAGATAACCAACGTTCTAATAATTGCGACTGAAATTCAGTATAATCTCTTACACCGCTATTCAATTTTGGATATTTTATATCTGCGGAAAGAAAGTGTAACGCATGTCCAAATTCATGGAAAAATGTTTCAGCATCATCCCAACTTACAAGGGTAGGTTCTCCTTTAGCTGGTTTTACAAAATTTGAATTATTAGAGGCCAAAACAGGTTTATTTCCCATTAATTCGTTAGTACTACGATATGTCGTAGCCCAAGCACCAGAGCGCTTACCGGGACGAGCGTAAGGATCTAAATACCACAATCCAATTACTTCTCCATTTGATTTATCGTTTACCTCGTAAACCGTGACATCTGGATGAAAAACAGATACATAACTGGTGTCTACCGGCGTGAAATCGAAATTAAATAGTTCTCCCGCTACATAAAAAATTGCTTTTTTAAGATTGTCGAGTTGCAGGTATTGTTTTACTTCTTCGCTATCAAGATCGTATTTTTCTTTTCTCACTTTTTCCATGTAATAACGATAATCCCATGGCTCTATAGTAATGTCTTTGCCTTCCTTTTTGGCAAATTCCTGCATATCTTTTACTTCCTCTTCTACACGACCTAAAGCAGCAGGCCAAACGGCTTCCATTAATTCCATCGCTTTTTTAGGTGTTTTTGCCATGCGATCCTGCAAACGCCATTGTGCATAATTATCATAACCTAAAAGGGCAATACGCTCGTCGCGAAGTTTAAGAATTTCCTTGATCACCTTGTTATTATCAAACTCATCGCCATTATTCCCGCGGGAGTAGTAGGTGCGCCAAACTTTCTCTCTAAGTTTCCGATTGTCTGAATAGATTAAGAAAGGATCCATCGACGATCGGGTATTGGTTACTGCATATTCGCCTTTATGATCTCTTTCTTTGGCAGCGCTGGCGGCAGATTTTACATAACTTTCTGGCAATCCGCTAAGCTGAGTGCTGTCTAGATAAGTAACATAACCTTCCTCGTCGGCTAAGACGTTATTAGAGAATTGAGTGTATAATTCAGATAACTCT is from Zunongwangia endophytica and encodes:
- a CDS encoding efflux RND transporter periplasmic adaptor subunit, coding for MRNIRLTLLSLSILIAISCGEEKKTKSIEPISVKTMTIGKNQELQNTQNIGFTGKIIANKKINLSFQIGGTIEYLKVDMGDFVKKGELLAEVDATAYREQYQAKKAQAELAKENYERINEVYLKGSIAEIKMIEARSKYQQAKAAANAVYQNVKHSKLYAPTSGYIGAKIMESGDLASPGRPVYQLLDIEKVKAVIPIPDGEVNQLKTGDSAKVEIDALDNKLVEGEITEISIQSNQQNPVYIAQITIPNPDKNIKPGMSCAAFIDFKENQSNSTSQIVLPVQVVSVTEINEYFVYVAEDGKAKRKVVTLGKLYKNGIAITKGLKKSDQVITSGYHKLTDNTPIKLSK
- a CDS encoding efflux RND transporter permease subunit: MKKENSSVIKWAMHNKSFPLAVAALLVIIGILGLFKMPRNEFPDFTIRQGLLIGYYPGANSEEVEEELTTKVEEYLFSFNEVDKTKTYSYSQDGKMYMYVEVANRVDEDATEQFWNKLKNGLLIFQQQKLPKGVRGIIVNSEFGNTAAMILAVQSPTRPYKDLQRHVEDIEDNLRQLENVAKISHDGGLTEQIAVYANQNKLATYGISPGMLMQSLQNQGSINPGGTLEESEFDRPIHIDTFIKDEIDIANQIVRTGDNGSVIRIKDVAEVKREYEDPDAFTTSNGTKTMIITLEMAKGNNIVQFGKEIEERLNNIEQQLPEDIEIHKIADQPDVVHSAIGHFMKEFGFALVGVILVALFLLPFRVASVAAATIPITISATLAVMYMLGMELNTVTLAALIIVLGIVVDDPIVIIDNHVEKLDEGESVWEAAYHSALELFPSVFTATLAITATFLPLVFFLSGTAKDFLSTFPFTIMIALFLSLAISVLIVPFFNTIFIKKGLHDKDKDDKKKKKSMLDRLQGFFNSSIKKAVKHYKISLGVGIASVVLGFILFAGLTQELFPIIERNQFAVEVYLAKGSNLDETAKVVKNFETNVLKDDERVLNYTSFIGESSPRFHMVYAPNLPAKNYAQILITTASEDATEEVLKDYDKHYANMFPNAYLRMKQLNMVNKPAPIEVRLFGNDIAELRTYGDSIINLARETPETIWSRTNFGEKQTTINIDIKKDEAAQVGLSKENIANTVAMYMEGLNATKVYDGDYAIQVKIKAENNNAQTVNDLRELSILSAKTQSMVPLRQVANVNAGWEEEQITHRNGMRCLTVRVDITKGAVANVVLEKLRPKINNLNIPDTIRVDYGGEFEMQQENLVPMGISLSISVLLIFLILIWHFKAIKHATLSFITMPLSILGAALGLMLLQYPFGFTSFLGILALCGIVVRNGIILIDFADELRDQENYSVKDAAIMAAQRRMRPIFLTSSAAAVGVIPMILSRSSLWGPLGTVIAFGLMISMVLTLYVLPVLYWLFFRKEDENKTSEA
- a CDS encoding TolC family protein — translated: MKTNFSNYIKKLGIFLMLTVAITANAQENYITLEKAKKAALQYSHDIKNGNLRIEKAAAQKQEAIANYFPTVEALGGTVYAFDNFIDPIALLGIPEIDNVYLASATASEVVFAGGKVKNANKLAEVQVRANQIRAEQSIDSVIITTEKKYWQLVQLQEQQKVITAAKIYLAELLKQQQDLLDAGLIAKNQLLKVKVNRSKILLKESKLSNTRKLALLDLALYTGLGYDTTMVAIDSLHQVVPPEMKYENTVNVSENTNYKLLDEQIQASKLQTKMAEANRLPQISVGVNANKYGTFNADIDSDIQALAFGAVRIPISAWWGKEKQQIKQQKIQEKIAVNQLKKGQDQIKIGIMKSWYDLIDAYKQIDYAKENLDYAEENLDMQRDNYNSGLNNLSDLLDAQRLHQEAKTEWVNAFANYQIKETVYLYRNNQLDAPSPEELSDAIKE
- a CDS encoding M3 family metallopeptidase — translated: MKRKIRNSLGIAAIVLFAACKNDSKMNEDSMKNNTILAEWTGPYQGVPAFNKMKVEMLKPAILEGMQQHLEEIDSIANNPEAPTFENTIIPFEKSGEALDRAFTYYGIFSSNLSSPEFREIQTELSPKISEYSSKISQNEALFKRIKSVYDQSQETKLDSAEQRTIDLIYKEFEMEGANLSEEDKKRYAEINKELSELYTQFSNNVLADEEGYVTYLDSTQLSGLPESYVKSAASAAKERDHKGEYAVTNTRSSMDPFLIYSDNRKLREKVWRTYYSRGNNGDEFDNNKVIKEILKLRDERIALLGYDNYAQWRLQDRMAKTPKKAMELMEAVWPAALGRVEEEVKDMQEFAKKEGKDITIEPWDYRYYMEKVRKEKYDLDSEEVKQYLQLDNLKKAIFYVAGELFNFDFTPVDTSYVSVFHPDVTVYEVNDKSNGEVIGLWYLDPYARPGKRSGAWATTYRSTNELMGNKPVLASNNSNFVKPAKGEPTLVSWDDAETFFHEFGHALHFLSADIKYPKLNSGVRDYTEFQSQLLERWLSTDEVINQFLRHYETNEPMPEELVKKVKKAATFNQGFGTTEFLASALMDMKYHTTDPSEITDVQEFEKEQLDELGLPEEIPMRHRSTQFGHIFSGEGYAAGYYGYLWADVLTADAAEAFAEAPNGFYDKETAHKLVKFLFAPRNAMDPAEAYKKFRGRNANIDALMRDRGFPIPKK